CAGTCATCTGGTGGTCTAATTATCAGTCAAAGGAAATATGTGCTTGAGCTCCTTCGGCGGGCAGGTATGCTCAAGTGTCAACCATCAAACACTCCTACGATGGTCACTGATCCATTAAGTACTTCTGATGGTACTCCTCTCTCATGTGAAGATGCTACACACTACAGAAGTGCAGTTGGAAGTTTGCCGTATCTTACAGTCACTCGCCCTGATTTATCCTATGCTGTCAATAGGGTCTGTCAATTTCTTCATGAGCCGCGAGATACACATTGGGCTGCGGTGAAACGCATCCTTCGTTATGTCAAGATGACAAGTGATCATGGTCTTAGTCTTCGTC
This region of Lolium perenne isolate Kyuss_39 chromosome 2, Kyuss_2.0, whole genome shotgun sequence genomic DNA includes:
- the LOC127329358 gene encoding secreted RxLR effector protein 161-like, with product MVTDPLSTSDGTPLSCEDATHYRSAVGSLPYLTVTRPDLSYAVNRVCQFLHEPRDTHWAAVKRILRYVKMTSDHGLSLRPSSASLLSAISDADWAGDSDNRRSTGGYAIFFGGNLIDWSAWKQAIVSRSSTKSEYKAFSNATAELIWIQSVLLELGIK